The genomic region GTATAAGAGACAGGCCGTGGTCCGGCCCGGCCGGGGCCTGGGCCGGGAGCGGGCCCTGGAATTCGCCACGCTGCTGCTCGGGCCGGACGGCAGGGCCGAGGCCGCGCCCGGGGCCGTGGTCCTGGCCGGGGAGCCGGAGCGGGTCCGGCTGGCCGCCGAGGCCCTGCGCAAGGCCGGACTGCTGGCTCGGGACCTGGACGTGGAGCTGGTGGGGCTCTCGGGCCTCGACGCGCAAGGCGCGGCGGACCGGCTGGACGCCTTCTACTGGAACCTGTATGTGCAGGGCCTGGTGCGGCACGCGCCCATCCTGGTGCCCCTCGGCTGGGCCCGGTGCGTGCTCGTGGCCGCGAGCCCCGCGCTGGCCAAGGACGCCGCGCGGACCCTGCGCGACATGGACCGCTGACCTCCGGCGCGGCCGGAGTAAAGGAACGAAACGCAATGAGCATTCCCTTCATCGACCTCAAGTCCCAGTACCGGCTCATCGAGGACGAGGTGAAGAAAGGCATCGAGGCCGTGCTGGAGCACGGGGCCTACGTCATGGGCCCGGAAATCCGCGAATTGGAGGCCCGGCTGGCCGAGTTCACCGGCACGAAGCACGCCCTGGCCTGCGCCTCGGGCACGGACGCCCTGCTCATGGCCCTCATGGCCCTGGGCATCGGCCGGGGCGACGCGGTCTTCACCTCGCCGTTCACCTTCATGGCCACCGCCGAGGTGGTCAGCCTGCTGGGGGCCACGCCGGTCTTCTGCGACATCGATCCCGTGACCTTCAACATGGACCCCGCGAGTCTGGACGCGGCCATCCAGCGCACCCGCGCCGAGCGCCTGGACCTGCGGCCCCGCGCGGTCATCAGCGTGGACATCTTCGGCGTGCCCTGCGACTACGACGCCGTGGAGGCGGTCTGCCGGAACCACGGCCTGACCCTCATCCAGGACGCGGCCCAGGCCTTCGGCGCGCTCTACAAGGGCAAGCGCTGCGGGGCCTTCGGCACCATCGGCTGCACCTCCTTCTTCCCGGCCAAGCCCCTGGGCTGCTACGGCGACGGCGGCATGTGCTTCACCGACTCCGACGAGTGGGACGATCTGCTCCAGTCCGTGCGCATCCACGGCCAGGGCCGCGACAAGTACGAGAACGTGCGCCTGGGCATCAACGGCCGCCTGGACACCATGCAGGCCGCCGTGCTCCTGGCCAAGTTCAAGCTCTTCCCGCGCGAGATCGAGTTGCGCCAGGAGGTGGCCGACCGTTACGCCGCGCTGCTCTCCCAGGTGCCCGGGTTGACCGTGCCCACGGTCCCGGCCGAGTGCCGGAGCGTCTGGGCCCAGTACTCCGTGCTGGCCCGGGACGCCGCCCACCGCGACGAGCTCATGGCCAAGCTCAAGGCCGCCGGGGTGCCCACGGCCATCTACTACCCCACGCCGCTGCACCTGCAGAAGGCCTACTCCTTCCTGGGGCACAAGCGCGGCGACCTGCCGGTCTGCGAGAACGTGGGCGACCGCGTCTTCAGCGTGCCCATGCATCCCTACCTCACCGCCGAGGTCCAGGAACAGGTGGCCAAGGCCATGCTGGCCTGACGCGGACGAACCCGGGAGGCTGCCATGAGCAAGCGCGCCATCATCACCGGCGTCACGGGACAGGACGGGGCCTACCTGGCCGAGTTCCTGCTGGGCAAGGGCTACGAGGTCCACGGCCTCAAGCGCCGGTCCTCGTCCTTCAACTCCGCCCGGGTGGACCACCTCTACCGCGACCCGCACGACCAGGACGTCCGCTTCCGCATGCATTACGGCGACCTGACCGACTCCACCAACCTGATCCGCGTGATCCAGTCCGTGCAGCCCGACGAGATCTACAACCTGGGGGCCCAGAGCCACGTCAAGGTCTCCTTCGAGACCCCGGAATACACGGGCAACTCCGACGCCCTGGGCACCCTGCGCCTGCTGGAGGCCATCCGCATCCTCGGGCTGGAGAAGAAGACGCGCTTCTACCAGGCCTCCACCAGCGAGATGTTCGGCCTGGTCCAGGAGACGCCCCAGCGGGAGACCACGCCCTTCCGGCCGCGCAGCCCGTACGCGGCGGCCAAGGTCTACGCCCACTGGATCACGGTGAACTATCGCGAGGCTTACGGCATGTTCGCCGCGAGCGGCATCCTCTTCAACCACGAGTCGCCCCTGCGCGGCGAGACCTTCGTGACCCGCAAGATCACCCGGGCCGTGGCCCGCATCGTGCTGGGCCTGCAGGACACGCTCTACCTGGGCAACCTGGACGCCAAGCGCGACTGGGGCTTCGCCAAGGAGTATGTGGAGGCCATGTGGCTCATGCTCCAGCAGGACGAGCCCGGAGACTTCGTCATCGCCACCGGGGAGACGCACAGCGTGCGGGAGTTCACGGAGAAGGCCTTCGAGATCGCCGGGATGCGCCTGCAATGGGAGGGCTCCGGCCCGGCCGAGGTGGGCCGCGAGGCGGCCTCGGGCCGGGTGCTCGTGCGGGTGGACCCGCGCTACTTCCGCCCGGCCGAGGTGGACATGCTCCTGGGCGATCCCTCCAAGGCCCGCGAGAAGCTGGGCTGGGCGCCGCGCACGACCTTCGAGGAACTGGCGCGGCTCATGGTCCTGGAGGACATCCGCGAGGCCAAGCGCGACCAGTACTGCCGGAGCATGGGCTTCAAGTCCTTCGACCACAACGAGTAGAGGCCGCATGGACACGGGCGCGCGCATCTTCGTGGCCGGACACCGGGGCCTGGTGGGCTCGGCCCTGGCCCGGAGGCTGCGCGCCTCGGGCCACGAGAACCTCCTGCTGCGGACCCACGCCGAGCTGGATCTCACCGACCCGGCGGCCGTGGCGGAGTTCTTCGCGCGCCACAAGCCGGAATACGTCTTCCTGGCCGCGGCCAAGGTCGGCGGCATCCACGCCAACGCCGCCTTTCCGGCGGACTTCATCCGCATCAACCTGCTCATCCAGACCAACGTGCTGCACCAGGCCTTCCTGCACGGGGTGCGGCGGCTGCTCTTCCTGGGCAGCTCCTGCATCTACCCCCGGGAATGTCCGCAGCCCATGCGCGAGGAGCACCTCCTCTCCGGCCCGCTGGAGCCCACCAACTCGGCCTACGCCCTGGCCAAGATCGCGGGCATCGAGGCCTGCTGGGCCTACAACCGCCAGCACGGCGCGCGCTTCCTGCCGGTCATGCCCACGAACCTCTACGGGCTCCACGACAACTACGACCTCCTGAACTCCCACGTCCTGCCCGCGCTGCTGCGCAAGTTCCACCTGGCCCGGCTGGCCCGGGCCGGGGACATGGAGGCCGTGGCCGCCGACGAGCGGCGTTTCGGGCCCATCCCCGACGACCTGCGCGCCTCCCTGGGCCTGCCGCCGCACCCGGCGCGCGAGGCCGAGGCCGTGGTCTGGGGCAGCGGCACGCCGGTGCGCGAGTTCCTGCACGCCGACGACCTGGCCGACGCCTGCGTCTTCCTCATGGAACGCTACGAGGGGGATTGGGACCGGCCGCTGGTGAACATCGGCACGGGCCGGGGCCGGACCATCCGCGAACTGGCGGAGCTGGTGGCCCGGGTCACGGGCTGCGACGGGCCCGTGCGTTTCGACCCGTCGCGACCCGACGGCACGCCGGTGAAGGTCCTGGACGTGAGCCGCATCACGGCCCTGGGCTGGAGTCCGCGGATCGAATTGGAACAGGGCCTGCGCGGGGTCTACGCGGCCTATCTGGACGGGAATCCCTAGCGGCCCGCCGCACAACGACCGGCTAGAGCATCCGTCGGCAGGCCAGGGGCATGCGCCAGCCCGTGCCGAAGCTGCGCTCGGTGAGCTTGATGCCGGGCACGGCCTGGCGGCGCTTGAACTCGGCCGAGGCCACCAGCCCGAGCACCCGTCGCACCGTGGCCGGGTCGAAGCCCTGGGCCGCGATCTCCTCCCCGCATTTGTTGGCCTCTATGTGCAGGGCCAGGATTTCGTCCAGCACGTCGTAGGGCGGCAGGCTGTCCTGGTCCACCTGTCCGGGCCGCAGCTCGGCCGAGGGGGCCTTGGTCAGGATGGCCTCGGGGATGGGGCCGCCCCGGCGGGCGTTGAGCCAGCGCGCCAGCCGGTACACGGCGGTCTTGGGCAGGTCGGAGATGACCGCCAGGCCGCCGGACATGTCGCCGTAGATGGTGCAGTAGCCCACGGCCAGCTCGCTCTTGTTGCCCGTGGTCAGGAGCAGGGCGCGGAACTTGTTGGACAGGGCCATGAGCAGGTTGCCCCGGATGCGCGACTGGATGTTCTCCTCGGTCACGTCTTCCGGCAGTCCGGCGAAGGCGTCCTTGAGCGTTTCCGAGAAGCCGCCCATGAGCGGGCCGATGGGCAGGGTCAGGGTGCGGACGCCCAGCCGCCGGGCCAGCTCCAGGGAGTCGTCCACGCTGCCCGCGCTGGAGTGGGGCGAGGGCATGAGCACGCCGGTGACGTTCTCCGGGCCGACGGCCTCGGCCGCCACGGCGGCCACCAGGGCCGAGTCGATGCCCCCGGAGAGGCCCAGCAGGGCCTTGGAGAAGCCGCTCTTGCGCATGTAGTCCCGGGTGCCGAGCACCAGGGCCCGCCAGCTCTCGGACTCCGGCGAGAGGTCGTCGTCCTCGATCCGGTTTCCGTCGCCGTCGAGATCCACCAGGAGGATGTCTTCCTCGAAGCCCCGGGCCCGCGCCAGCAGTCCGCCGTCCGGGCCGAAGGCGCAGGAGCGGCCGTCGAAGACCAGGTCGTCGTTGCCGCCCACCTGGTTGGCGTAGGCCACGGGCAGGCGGAGCTTGGCGGCCAGGGTTTCGAGCAGATTCCGGCGCAGGGCCTGCTTGCCCAGGGAGAAGGGCGAGGCCGAGAGGTTGACCACGAGGTCCGGCCGGCGGCGGGCGATCTCCTTCACCGGGTCGGCGTGGTAGCGCGGCCTGGGCCAGAAGTCGCCGTCGTTCCAGAGGTCCTCGCAGATGGTCACGGCCACGGTCCGGCCGCCCAGGCGGAAGAAATTGTCCCAGCCCGGAGGCGAGGGCTCGAAGTAGCGGTCCTCGTCAAATACGTCGTAGGTGGGCAGGAGGGTCTTGCGGAAGCTCCGCTCCACCGCGCCGTCGCGCAGGAGCAGGGCGCAATTGAAGGCCCCGCGCCCCTCGCGCGAGGGGTTGGCCTCCACGGCCCCGACCAGGACCGGGGCCTGCCCGTCCAGTTCGGCGGCCAGGGCCTCGGCCTGGGCCCGGGTCCGTTCCAGGACCGCGCCGTAGAGCAGCAGGTCGCGGGGCGGGTAGCCCAGGAGGGCCAGTTCCGTGGTCAGGCAGAGATCCGCGCCCTGGGCCGTCGCCTTTTTGACGGCCTCGGCGATGGCCCGGGCGTTGCCGGGCAGGTCGCCCACCACGGGGTTGAGCTGGAGCAGGGCGAGTTTCATGCGGCAGTCTTAGCGCAACTGCGGGACGCGGGCAATGCGCGCCCCGCGCTTGACGGCCGGAGGAGCGGCGGTCATAGGGAGGGGGCGGAGCCGGGTCGAGCCCCGCGAGGAGGACGAGACATGGTGGAAAAGAAGCCCCTCTCCGAACTGCTGCCCGCCGCCGAGGCGGCCCCGGTGTCGCTTCTGGACTGGCGTCCGGCCTACGGCGGCATCCTTCTGGAGGAGATGGTGGCCCTGCTCCGGGTGGTGCGCGTGATCCGGCCGTCGCTCATCTTCGAGATCGGCACCTACCTCGGGGAAACCACCCTGCAGATGGCGGCCAACAGCCGGGCCGAGGTCCACACCCTGGACCTGCCCCCGGCCGGGCACGCCGACTTCGACCCCTCCCGGCCCGACGATCCCGAGCTGGACGTCTACCCCGAGGTCCCGGGGCGTCGCTTCGCGGACTACGCCGGGCCCTCGCGCATCATCCAGCACTTCGGGGACTCGCGGACCTTCGACTACGCGCCGTTCGCGGGCCGGGCCGATCTGGTCTTCGTGGACGGCTGTCACCACGAGGAATTCGCCGCCTCCGACTCGCGCAAGGCCCTGGAGATGGTGGCCTCCGGCGGCGCGGTGCTCTGGCACGACTACGCCGACTACGCCCCCGGCGTGATGCGGGCCCTGGACGCCCTGTCGACGGCCGTGCCCCTGCGGCATATCGCGGGCACCAGCCTCGTCCTGCACCTGGCCTGACGGCCCGCCGACGCGCGCAACCGTAAAGCCGCGCGCGATCCAGGCCGATAAGTCACTCAGAGAATGATCGATCCGGCCGTCGGCACCGGCGGCCACCCCCTGCCGTCCGGGAGTCTTTCCCCGGCTGCGCGGGCCCTGGAACGCTTATTGCTATCGTTCCGGGGAGAACGGCGGGTGGCAGATTCTGCCGGGATTGTTCATGTGCTGAATGAATGGACGGGGGCGCGCGACGCCTCCCAGGGGAGCGGGAACGGTATGAACCACAAGCGCGGACTGGAAATCCTGGCCGTGATTCCGGCCCGGGGCGGCTCCAAGGGCCTGCCCCGCAAGAATATCCGCGACCTGTGCGGCAAGCCGCTCATCGCCTACAGCATCGAGGCGGCCCTGGCCGCCCGGAGCATCAGCCGGGTGGTGGTCTCCACCGACGACGTGGAGATCGCGGAAGCGGCCCGGGCCCACGGCGCGGAGACGCCGTTCCCGCGGCCCGCCACCATCGCCGGGGACCGGGACAGCATCGGCCTGGCCATGGAGCACATGCTGGCCGGGCTGCGGGACCAGGGCTACGAGCCGGACGCCGTGGTCACGCTCTATCCCACCTGTCCCTTCCGCACCCCGGGCCTGCTGGACTACCTCTGCGGGCAGTTCGAGCGGGGCTTCAACTCGGTGATCACGGCCCGCCGCGTGACCCACGGCCCGTACAGCCTGTTCGAGAGCCGCGACGGCCTGCTCGCCCCGGTCCTGGCGGACCATGCCCCGGGGCGGCCCTTCGAGCGGCGCTACGGGCTGTTCCAGGGCGTGCGCTTCCGCGCGGCGGACCGGAAATTCGTACACTTCATCCAGGACGAGATCGCCCTCGTGGACATCGACACCCTGGAGGACTTCTACCTGGCCGAGGAAATCATCCGCGACGGCCGCTTCCGCTTCGAGAACTGACCATGGACGCCATCGTATCGCTCGTTCTGGACGCCGGGTCCCCCCTGACCACGGCCGCCGCCGCGCCCCTCCTGGACCGCCTGTTCGCCGCGATCCGGCGCGCCGAGGGCCTGGAGCGGGTCCTGGCCGTGGGCCTGGACCGGGGGCTTCTGGCCCAGGCCGAGCGCGCGGGCCTGATCCCGGTTCCCCTGTCCGCGCCCATGCCGCTGCGGCGTTCCGGCCTGCTGCCCGCCGGAGGCGCGGAGGCCCTGGAGCACGCCGCCGGGGGCCGTCGGGCCCTGCTCGTTTCCTGCGCCAACCCCATGCTCACCGCCGAGGTCGTGGAGGACTTCCTCCGCCGGGCCGAGGAGGCCGACCGCCCGTGCATGAGCGTGGTCGCGCCCGTGGATCATCCCTGCCAGCTCAACCAGCTGCTGCGCATGCGCGAGGCGGGCGTGGTCCTGCCCCTGGAGGGGCTCCGGGACGGCGGCGCGCGCGTGCTCACCGAGCCGTTCCGCTTCCTCTGGGCCGCCCGCGAGGTCCACGGCCGGGGGCCGCTGTACATCCCCCGCTGTTCCTCCGGGGAGACGGTTTTTCACGAGCTGCCCGGGACCGCCGCCACGCGGGCCGAAGGGCCGCTGCTCCTGCGCGAGTCCCCGGACCGGGCCCGGCTCAGCCTGCCCGTGGACGAGGTCCTGGACGCGGGCCGTCCGTTCGGCGTCAGGGACTGCTCCGAGGTCCTGGGCCTGGGCCTGCATCTTTTCCCGGGCCTGCCCTGCCTGGCCTTCCGGGGCGGGGACGGCGGGGCCCGGCTGGGCTTCACGGCCCGGCGGGACGAGCGGTCGGTCTGCCTGCTCTTCGCCCGCGCCGCCGACGGCGCGGAGCGCGCGGCCTCGGGCGACCTGGAGGGCGGCGCGCTGCGGCTGGACGCCTCCTGGGATTTCCGGTCCCCGGTGTCCTACAGCCTGCTGCGCTCCCTGGACCGCGACGGGGAGTTCGACCTGGAGGCTCCCTTCCCCGAGGACCACGGGCTGTGGCGCGTGGACTCCGCGACCTCCTGCCGGATCAACTGCCGCACCGGCCGGGTCATCCACGGCCGCCAGGAGTTCCCGGAGGTCTTCGAGCCCGACGGTTCCCTGTTCGCCTTGACCGCGACGGAGGCCGTCCGTTTCGAGAATCTGCTGGAGGAGGGCCGGGTGGCCGCCTTCGAGCTGAACCGGAATTGTTCGCTGCATGTGCGCACGGACTTCGACCTGCTGCGCTGCACGGCCAAACTGAGAGCGGAGATGCCATGAACGAGGCCAAGGGTTCCGGCGCGATTCCCGCGCGGGAGCAGTTCATCCAGGAGCTTGCGCCGCTGGGCCTGTCGGCCCGGATGCCCGCCTCGCTGCGCGGCCCGGACGCGGCCGCCTGCGAGCAGGCCTCGGCCGTCTTCGAGGTGATCGAGGAACTGGCCTTCGGCGCGTCGGGCGAGGGCGCCCGGGTCGCCCGTCAGGCCGGGGCCTGGGCCATGCGCACGAGCCACCGCCGGTACTGGGCCGCGCGGACGCCGTCCGGCGAGGCCGGACTGGTCCCGCTGGGCTCCTTCGGCGGCGGACACCTCGTCACCCCCTGCGCCATCGAGACCGGCGCGGACGGCAACCTCTGGATCGCCTCCCTGGGCGCGGAGCGGATTACGGTCCTGACTCCCGAGGGCGGCCTCGTGCGCCATGTGCCGCTGCCCGGCGCGCGGCCCTGGGGCCTGTTCCCGGCCGGGGACGGCACGATCTGGGCCTGCGATTTCGCCCGGCCCCGCCTGGAGCGGATCGCCCCGGACGGCTCGATCGTCCAGGGCATCGCCCTGCCGCACTCTTCCGGCGACGACCTGCGCCCCATCCTGGGCGCGGCCTCCGGCGCGGACATCTTTCTGATCCTGGCCGACGGCCGGGGCGGCGCGCGGCGGCTGGCACGCCTCCGGGCCGACGGCTCCGGCCTGGAGTTCCTGCCCTGTCCCGTGCTGAACCCGAGCTGCGTGCGCGTCCGCGACGGCCTGCTCCACGTCTCCAGCCTGAACCCCGCGTTCCTCCTGGCCCGGCCCCTGGATTCCGGGGACTGGTTCCGGGTCAACGCGGGCCTGCTCCCCGAATACCTGACCCGCTTCGACTTCGCGGGCCCGGAGGCCTGGCTCACGGCCCGACGCCACCTGATCCGTCTGGGCCGCGGGGGGGAGGTGGAGATGATCGTGGACGCGGGCGGCCTGGCCGGGTATCCCGAAGCGAACCTCTGCGACGTGGCCGGGCTTCAGTCCAGCCGCGAGCGGCGTCTGTACGCCGTGGACAACATCCACAACCTGGTCCATTCCTACCGGATCGGGTGAGTCCGGGGGCGCGTGATGGTCGTTTTGAAAACCAAGGCGGACACGCTGGAGGCCCTGCGCGGCCTGCTGACCCGCTCCCGCATCCCGGAGAGCGTGGCCTTCCGCGTGGGGACCTGGCGCAACGGCGTGGACGCGGTGCTGGACGAGATTTCCGGGAGCTTCGGCGGCCGCCGCCTCATTGCGCGCAGCAGCGCGGTGGACGAGGACGGGGCCGAGGCCTCCCTGGCGGGCTGCTTCACGAGCGTCGGCGAGATCGACGGCGGCGACCGCGAGGCCGTCCGGCGGGCCGTGGAGGAGGTCATCGCCTCCTACGGCAAGAACGGCTCCGGCGACGACGCCGAGAACCAGGTGCTCGTCCAGCCGATGGTCACGGACATCAGCATGAGCGGCGTGGTCTTCACTCAGGACCTGGACTCCGGCGCTCCCTATTACGTCATCAACTACGACGACGTCTCCGGCCGCCACGACACCATCACCGGCGGCTACGGCGACGTGAGCCGGACCCTGCTCGTGCGCCGCAGCCGCACCGACCGCCTGGAGTCGCCCCGATTCCGGGCCCTGCTGGCGGCCGTGCGCGAGATCGAGGACCTGGTGCGCGCCCCGGGTTTGGACATCGAGTTCGCCCTGACCCGCTCGGGCGAGGTCTGGATCCTTCAGGTCCGCAACATGGCCTGCCACGTGAACTGGAACCGCGAGACCACGCGGCGGGTGGACGTGGCCGTGGAGGAGGTCCGCCGCTTCCTGCGCGACCGGCTGCGCCCGCTGCCCGGTTCGCTCGGCGGCCGGTCCCTGTTCGGGGTCATGCCGGACTGGAACCCGGCGGAGATGATCGGGGCCACGCCGAGGCGGCTGGCCGTCTCGCTCTACCGCGACCTGATCACCGACTCGACCTGGGCCGAGGCCCGGGCCGAGATGGGCTACCGCGACATGTCCGGCAGGCCGCTTCTGTTCAGCCTGCTCGGGCGGCCCTACATCGACGTGCGCGAGAGCTTCAATTCCTTCCTGCCCGCCGACCTGCCCGGGGACATCGGGAGTCGGCTGGTGGACGCCTGGCTGGACAAGCTGCGGGACGCGCCCGAGCTGCACGACAAGATCGAGTTCGAGGTGGCCGTCACGGTCCATGCCCTGGACTTCGAGGAGCGCGCGCGGCCCGAGCTGCGCCGCACCGGCCTCGGCGAGGCCGACATCGACCGCTTCCAGGGCGCGCTGCTGCGGCTGACCAACAAGGCCGTGGCCGGGAACCTCCTGGCCGCCCAGTTGGAACGGGTGGAGCGGTTGAACCGCCTCCGCCCCCGCCGCCTGGAGGCCCTGGCCTCGGGCGGGACGGCGCGGCTCTACGCGGTGAAGGCCCTGCTGGACGACTGCCGCCGCCTGGGCACCCTGCCGTTCTCCATTTTGGCGCGTTGCGCCTTCATGGCCGAGGAGATGCTCCGCTCCCTGGTCCGCCTGGGGCTCGTGTCCAAGGAGCGGGCCGAGGCCTTCCGGGGCTCGGTGCGCACCGTGCTGACCGGCTTCATCGAAGACGTGAACGCCCTGCGCGCGGGGCGGCTGTCTCCCGAGGCCTTCCGGGAGCGCTACGGCCACCTGCGGCCCGGCACCTACGACATTTTGTCCAAGCGCTACGACCAGCGCGACTATTTCGGAAGCGCGGGGACGGGCGGCGAGGAGCACCGCGCCGGGGCCGGGGAGTTCGCGCTTTCCGCCGGGGAGGCCGAGGCCGTCGACGCGGCCCTGGCCGCGCGGGGCTTCGCCTTCGACGCGGCGCGGCTGTTCGCCTTCATGGCCGAGGCCATCCGGGGCCGGGAGTACGGCAAGTACTGCTTCACCCGGAACCTGAGCGACGCCCTGGAGGGCATGGCCGTCTGGGGCGAGGAGCACGGGCTGAGCCGGGAGGAGTTGT from Desulfovibrio aminophilus harbors:
- a CDS encoding DegT/DnrJ/EryC1/StrS aminotransferase family protein, with translation MSIPFIDLKSQYRLIEDEVKKGIEAVLEHGAYVMGPEIRELEARLAEFTGTKHALACASGTDALLMALMALGIGRGDAVFTSPFTFMATAEVVSLLGATPVFCDIDPVTFNMDPASLDAAIQRTRAERLDLRPRAVISVDIFGVPCDYDAVEAVCRNHGLTLIQDAAQAFGALYKGKRCGAFGTIGCTSFFPAKPLGCYGDGGMCFTDSDEWDDLLQSVRIHGQGRDKYENVRLGINGRLDTMQAAVLLAKFKLFPREIELRQEVADRYAALLSQVPGLTVPTVPAECRSVWAQYSVLARDAAHRDELMAKLKAAGVPTAIYYPTPLHLQKAYSFLGHKRGDLPVCENVGDRVFSVPMHPYLTAEVQEQVAKAMLA
- the gmd gene encoding GDP-mannose 4,6-dehydratase, yielding MSKRAIITGVTGQDGAYLAEFLLGKGYEVHGLKRRSSSFNSARVDHLYRDPHDQDVRFRMHYGDLTDSTNLIRVIQSVQPDEIYNLGAQSHVKVSFETPEYTGNSDALGTLRLLEAIRILGLEKKTRFYQASTSEMFGLVQETPQRETTPFRPRSPYAAAKVYAHWITVNYREAYGMFAASGILFNHESPLRGETFVTRKITRAVARIVLGLQDTLYLGNLDAKRDWGFAKEYVEAMWLMLQQDEPGDFVIATGETHSVREFTEKAFEIAGMRLQWEGSGPAEVGREAASGRVLVRVDPRYFRPAEVDMLLGDPSKAREKLGWAPRTTFEELARLMVLEDIREAKRDQYCRSMGFKSFDHNE
- a CDS encoding GDP-L-fucose synthase; this translates as MDTGARIFVAGHRGLVGSALARRLRASGHENLLLRTHAELDLTDPAAVAEFFARHKPEYVFLAAAKVGGIHANAAFPADFIRINLLIQTNVLHQAFLHGVRRLLFLGSSCIYPRECPQPMREEHLLSGPLEPTNSAYALAKIAGIEACWAYNRQHGARFLPVMPTNLYGLHDNYDLLNSHVLPALLRKFHLARLARAGDMEAVAADERRFGPIPDDLRASLGLPPHPAREAEAVVWGSGTPVREFLHADDLADACVFLMERYEGDWDRPLVNIGTGRGRTIRELAELVARVTGCDGPVRFDPSRPDGTPVKVLDVSRITALGWSPRIELEQGLRGVYAAYLDGNP
- a CDS encoding NAD+ synthase codes for the protein MKLALLQLNPVVGDLPGNARAIAEAVKKATAQGADLCLTTELALLGYPPRDLLLYGAVLERTRAQAEALAAELDGQAPVLVGAVEANPSREGRGAFNCALLLRDGAVERSFRKTLLPTYDVFDEDRYFEPSPPGWDNFFRLGGRTVAVTICEDLWNDGDFWPRPRYHADPVKEIARRRPDLVVNLSASPFSLGKQALRRNLLETLAAKLRLPVAYANQVGGNDDLVFDGRSCAFGPDGGLLARARGFEEDILLVDLDGDGNRIEDDDLSPESESWRALVLGTRDYMRKSGFSKALLGLSGGIDSALVAAVAAEAVGPENVTGVLMPSPHSSAGSVDDSLELARRLGVRTLTLPIGPLMGGFSETLKDAFAGLPEDVTEENIQSRIRGNLLMALSNKFRALLLTTGNKSELAVGYCTIYGDMSGGLAVISDLPKTAVYRLARWLNARRGGPIPEAILTKAPSAELRPGQVDQDSLPPYDVLDEILALHIEANKCGEEIAAQGFDPATVRRVLGLVASAEFKRRQAVPGIKLTERSFGTGWRMPLACRRML
- a CDS encoding class I SAM-dependent methyltransferase, whose amino-acid sequence is MVEKKPLSELLPAAEAAPVSLLDWRPAYGGILLEEMVALLRVVRVIRPSLIFEIGTYLGETTLQMAANSRAEVHTLDLPPAGHADFDPSRPDDPELDVYPEVPGRRFADYAGPSRIIQHFGDSRTFDYAPFAGRADLVFVDGCHHEEFAASDSRKALEMVASGGAVLWHDYADYAPGVMRALDALSTAVPLRHIAGTSLVLHLA
- a CDS encoding cytidylyltransferase domain-containing protein codes for the protein MNHKRGLEILAVIPARGGSKGLPRKNIRDLCGKPLIAYSIEAALAARSISRVVVSTDDVEIAEAARAHGAETPFPRPATIAGDRDSIGLAMEHMLAGLRDQGYEPDAVVTLYPTCPFRTPGLLDYLCGQFERGFNSVITARRVTHGPYSLFESRDGLLAPVLADHAPGRPFERRYGLFQGVRFRAADRKFVHFIQDEIALVDIDTLEDFYLAEEIIRDGRFRFEN
- a CDS encoding PEP-utilizing enzyme; the protein is MVVLKTKADTLEALRGLLTRSRIPESVAFRVGTWRNGVDAVLDEISGSFGGRRLIARSSAVDEDGAEASLAGCFTSVGEIDGGDREAVRRAVEEVIASYGKNGSGDDAENQVLVQPMVTDISMSGVVFTQDLDSGAPYYVINYDDVSGRHDTITGGYGDVSRTLLVRRSRTDRLESPRFRALLAAVREIEDLVRAPGLDIEFALTRSGEVWILQVRNMACHVNWNRETTRRVDVAVEEVRRFLRDRLRPLPGSLGGRSLFGVMPDWNPAEMIGATPRRLAVSLYRDLITDSTWAEARAEMGYRDMSGRPLLFSLLGRPYIDVRESFNSFLPADLPGDIGSRLVDAWLDKLRDAPELHDKIEFEVAVTVHALDFEERARPELRRTGLGEADIDRFQGALLRLTNKAVAGNLLAAQLERVERLNRLRPRRLEALASGGTARLYAVKALLDDCRRLGTLPFSILARCAFMAEEMLRSLVRLGLVSKERAEAFRGSVRTVLTGFIEDVNALRAGRLSPEAFRERYGHLRPGTYDILSKRYDQRDYFGSAGTGGEEHRAGAGEFALSAGEAEAVDAALAARGFAFDAARLFAFMAEAIRGREYGKYCFTRNLSDALEGMAVWGEEHGLSREELSHLGLEDILAAVQESWPLEVEDELRRRSKHNRAALELSRAARLPFLIAEESDVDVIPLLKCRPNFITRKSVRAATLCVTGREMGQADLAGRIVLIESADPGFDWIFTGRIAGLVTKHGGSNSHMAIRCAELGLPAAIGCGEQLFQMFERAEQLHLDCGAEMVTVIATRKA